DNA from Toxoplasma gondii ME49 chromosome X, whole genome shotgun sequence:
CGGAACTCACCGGACGAATTTCGACGTCAATGGCGGCGAGGAAACCTGCAAACAGGCCTCTCCGTGTGACCGTGAACTCCAACCGTCGTCgctgagaaaggagagacacaccgACTCGCGACCGGAGACATACGTCGCGTCTCATTTGTACAGGATACACACCGAGTGAGTATGAAACGCAGCATAACggagaggtggagagactTTTGCCGAAGACGTTTTTTCTGAGAGGAAGTCTCGAAGGCAGCCCCGTCTGCGTTTCGTTGCCCTCGACAGCAGAGCGATAGCGAGGCTCCACGCGCGGGAGGCGGTGAACTTCAAATCggcggaggcgagacgcACGCAACGCTTGAACTTGAGCGGCGCTTTTCAAAGACACCAACACTACAGAGGGGAGGCGAGACCCCTGCGGGGGAACAAGCCGCGAGACAGGAAGACCGCTAGAAGGATGTGTACGTAAAACGATGGACATCGGAGAGGCGGAACGACACTGAAAGAACACAAGAAGGAAATCCCCCGGATAAAGCAGAAGACGGATGTTCGTGGACGACTTCTCCCACCACGACTGCACTGAACAATTTAGCGTCTGAGcagccgttttctctccctacCAAAAAGAGTGGAAGTTGACAAAAGCCaccgagagaaacacaaaggCAGAGCTGCGCAAGGAAAGTCAAAGACGAGTGACATACGGCATTTAGAGGGTAGAAGTGAAACCTACTTGAAGCATCTGGCGCTCCATGGGCTCTTCGAATCGCAGTTCCTCCATGGGCAGGAGGCTGTCgcaaaggaggagagacgagaactGAAGACTGACCTAAAACAGGAAGAGCCGgtagagagacacaagagaagaaacgaagatggcagaaacagaggagatgGTGGACCTGTCGAGACTTAGAAGGCCTCgaacaagaagaacgaggcaTCAAGACGCCACAacaaaacagagaggaagggaaacaAGACACAAGAAgtcgcagaagaaagggagagacgatCCGCAAGAAGTGGAAGACCTCGGCATTCAGAACGCCGAACGAgcaagtggaagaagacgccaacaaggacacagaaacgaaaagagaaaaatgggaaaggagaggaaacgatcgatgaagaaagacacaacTTACACTTTGAAAGAGTCGCCTCCTAGGCGAGAAGATTGTGCGTTCTGGATGATCTGTGGCCTGTGTCAACACAGCAGAGCAGGCGAATCCGGAAACCTTCAATGccgcttcgttctctctctttccattccgtcccctctcttccccgtctccactctctgtctgcattcagtcctctctgtttttccttccactctctcgttttcttcttccaaatCCGATGGCAGCTGACAGTCGATTCCTTCCCCTTCGGGCATGGTTTCTGTGATACGACAGTCGTCAGCATGTGTGGCAGTCGTAAACTCTACGATTGAGATGCTTCTTCCACCTGGGCCATCGAGACCTCAAGTAAAGATCGCAAACATTTCACATTGATCCTCTGTACCATGAGACCGGAAACAGTGAGTTGTTCTCGACAGTCAGCTCGGAGTGCTCACCAACTTCCCTCTATCGAGTTACCGCACTGCCTCCCTCGAGGCTCCGCAGCTTATCCCGGCCGTTCTTTTTCAGTATAATTCACCGACTATCGCTTCGATGCACAGACGGACGGACTCCTTGTTTGTTTTGCTGCTTCGTGACTCAGCCAGTCGTCTCAAGAACCGCACATCAACTTCCGATAAAGACGACGGCCCCGAATGTCAGACCGGCGATTCACGTGGAAGAGATTGAGAGAAACATGTATGGACTACGAGTTCAGAAGGACTTGACGAGGCCTTTAACATGTTCTTTAACTATGAAACGTTTCCGCTCCTGCTTACAAGAAACAAAAATCTATTTCCGAAAATCTATTTCTGTTGACTGGTTCCTGGGTTTCCTTCTTTGACACAGTGTATCCAGGAAGCTCCACAAATGGATGTCACGTTGGTAAAAAGAGACTCGATCGCAAGTAGGCAACAAGTGCTTGCTCACTGTCCCGTGATTAAACTTATGATTGTCGTCCCTGCCCTGACTTTTTACGAGCGGCGAACAAATGGTGGAGTTCCGGTGCACATCGTGACGGGATTTTAGGCGTTGCGCGTGACCGTGAGCAGGGTCCCTTcgagtcgttttcttctgatGAGCTTCGAAGGCGCCTGtacgtttctgtctcgcgttttccCCAACTTCTTTTTTACCTTGTACGGGATGTTTTCGCGAGTGGGGAAGGCGCAGGGCGCGACGCACGTGGTGGCCGCCGTCGGAATCGACTTCGGACAGTAGCCAAGTCTGCGTTGAATGTCGAGGTAGACGTCCGCAGCGCCTTCTTGAGAAGCAAAGTCTCCAAGAATTTCGTGGATGACCATGTCGTAGTAGCAAGGGAAAGAAGCCGGAGCGTGTGGCGAGAGCGACGTGGACGGCGAAGATGGCGTAGAAAGAGCAGCTGGCGTAGCCGGAGAAGCGCGCGCCAGGGTCGaggtcgaaggagagagcgaacagGCGGGGAAGACATCTCTGCAGAGTTTCGGAGCGAGGTgaggaggcgggagaggaaacaactTGCTGTATGTGCTGTGAATCACCAAAGGGCCAGGCCGCGCCGGCGACgccagaaacgcagacggcGGAGCCTTCCGCGCTCGCGTCTGAGAAGCTTTTTGAgacggaaacgaagacaaagacagacaggaagaagccgaagaagtagaggaagaaaaagaagggtGAGATGAAGAGCTCCCTGGGAGAAGCGGCCCATCTGAGTAGGCAAGACGCTGCGCAGAATTAGGAGATGAGGACGCAGGAGCCGATGtggggagagacgcacagcCAGCAGGTCCCCCGCACCGAGCTtgaggaagcgaggacgacggagacgggAGGAGCGGCGGATGAGtcagagaagggagggaggaggaagagatcGCATCGGCAGAAGGCACAAGAAGACAGTCAGGCACCGAGTGAGAAGATGCAAGAgtcgcgaaagaagaaacgtctGAGTGGGAGGAACATAGGCGAGGCGTATCGTCAACACACATGCAGTCGGTTGCTCTCGAAGCCGAGGGACCCGCTGCCGAGGCGGCAGGCGAaggtgacgaagaagagtctcgaagaagggcagaaggcagggaggcagaagagagagaagacgcgtgGAGAGACTCCGAAGAAAgcgtggaagaagagtcctcgagagaagaaggaagttgTGAGTCCCGCGGAACAGCGCAGACAGATGACCAAGATGTcggaagaacagacagagacgaaactcGCGCAGAAAGCGCAGGCGTTGTCGAGTGAGGCAACGGGGTACGACAGGAcgcggtggagagaggagcggaaTCGAGAGAGGACTCCAGATTGGTCTTGTCCGAGTTCTGGGCCTTCAGAGACATGCGAGATGGGGCTCGGTACCGGCTCGCACTTGAATTTAAGCCGAATTGTCTCACGAAAGATGTCGCGAGAGAGGCCGACGTTTTGCTGACctgaaaacggagacaggagataCGCGTCGTCAGCCACATCCTTCCGGGAAAAGGTTTTGTTTCGCAGAGAGGTTTTCGGACTTTAAACCACAGGAACAttggaaggagaaaaaaccgaGTTCGAAACGAAAAGATGGCGACATCAGAAAGCTCGAAAcatgagaagaaaacgcttATAAATAACCACGGATCAGACATTACCCCTTCCAGGTCAACTGTGCAACGCATCCTCGGATCTGAGGAGAGTTAGAGGCAAATCTAGGGATAAGGATATTATCGACGACAGGTATAGAGAGATACTCATAGCGATACAAAGATGAATAAAGAGTGATGGAGGTACACAAACAGTATTAGAGACATAGATAGGTCGAAAAGCAGAGTTAGATGACAGACAGGTGCATGTTCGCAGATACGTCCAGACAAATTgacgtatgtatgtatatatatctaagTGCATCTATGTAGATAGGTAAAGCTACtgatatagatatagatggACATATatagaaaaaaggaaagctGAAATCcgagaacagcgagaagaagcaaaggatCTCCCACCGGTTTAGCTTCTCTCGGGGGTCAGGGCGAcctccccctccccccctcgCCAAAGTTTGTAAACGTAAGACGTTATCCTTCACTTCTCGATTCTCCCGCggttccgttttttctttttctctcgcgttgaCTTCACCGTCGCGGACTAGAAAGTGATTCTTGGCTGCTAAAGCAGACCAATGAATGTTGCTGTTTTTTAACCTCCAGGGATTGTGTGGTGGCAAGTCCGCAGCAGCACCGTCCGGCTCACCTCAAGCGCATCGACGTACTCGGCACCGGCCTTGACAGCGAGGACAGCGAGCAGGGCGATAGGCCCCGTTCCGATTTCGAGGACGCGTTTCCCCTGGACGTatgttcttttctttttgacgcccctctccccttcttcgtcatcttcGAGAGAGCCGCTGCACGGTCTGAAAGACTTTACATCGACAACTCCGTCGTcgagttcttcctctccactttcttcatcttcgtccTGCGTCTCGACCCCAGAGAGTCCTCGCGCGTCGCccagtcttctctcttcgcggaACAGACGACAATTGCTGGTACCCTCTAGCTGTGCCAGTTCTGAGGTCGCCACTCTCCGCCGCACGCCGTCGTTCGTCATCTCTTGGACGTCTTCTCCACcaactttcttctcgcctccacacttcttgcctctctctgcctcctgtgtctcctctctcggtcCCGATGCGTGCAAACGAGGCATGCTCGCCGCATTCGCGTccttgttctcgctctcgtcctccCGTCCTGCTTCACCTCCTGGATCACGTTGTTCGACGTTGCCTGGAAAGTTATCCTCGAGCAAAGACGTCGCACGCAGTCCGCGgctctgcgcttctctccgtctctcgtgCTGCTCCCAGCCCCGCCAGAAAATGGCTTTTCGGTAGTACGTCGttctgtcttcgtcctcgaaCATGGCCtgcaggaggagacgcagtcGGCGTACAATCGGAGACACGGAGATCTCGCTCGAGTTCCCAGACGCGATCTGCCGACGTCACACGTATCAGGAAAAAGCGAAGCTCCCTCCCTCTTGGCGTTTGCGCCTGAGCCAGACGCACTCCCCGCCCCCACCATCCTgcggacgaagagacgacTGTCCACTCGGAAACGGGCAACAACGATGTCGCTTCCTGCGAGGGACGGACGGCCTGAGAGCGAATGAGAAAGTGCAGCACACGGGAACCGGTGATGCCTCGGTGTCCCTCTCGTCGGCTGCACGCTTTCGACGTTCTGCGTACCTGGTGGTTCTTCCAATCGTACTGCTTGCAGATGGtaagcgaggaaggcgcctCGCGCCTGAAGCAAGTCGAACGCGCAACGCCTTCCTTCAGCAGCGACTCGACTTTGTCCTGACagacgcggaagacgaagcagaagcctCGTGAGCACCCTTCCCAAGTGCAGACGCCACCCACCCGCAGTCAGGCCAGAACGCGTGGATCGAtgaacgcagaggagagaagagagacaggagacgaagcacgGCGGAAGCCTGTGACATGAAAGAGACCGAAAAGAgaagccttcttcttcaccgccCCTTCGCGGTGAACGCCGGCTCCTGGCCAGACGAGAACACTGACTTTTGCGAACGACGGAACATCCGGAACAGAGAGCAGTCCAGAGTACGGTGTTGCACAGCAGTCAAAAACTTTTTGCTGGTCTGTAGCTCACGAGTCCCTTCAGCATCCCGCGTGTGTCAAACATCCGAAAGAACTTGTTCACTTGCCTCTCCCGTCTGGAGTCCGACTTCGAGAATCCGAGGGCCTCGGACGTCTCCGTTCGCTGTGAGTTTTTcacccttttttcttctttctttttcggtgTGTCGGTCTcgcgcgctcttctcttcgccgaCTTACTTCGTAGGACGCAGTTGCTTTCCACCGGTTTCGACTGGAGACTTCAGTCAGTGTGACTTGGAGGAAAGGTTGGTCGAAGCGTTCGAACGCGTCTCGCGGAAAACCGCCAATGGTGTCCACAGAGgccggcgaggaaggcgtgGAGAGGCTCGTCGAGTTGCAGGGAGCGTTTCCTGTGTGCATCTGcctctgcgcatgcagtggggGTTTCCCTTGAAAGCCAGCAGCCGGAGAAGGACGCACAGGCGTTCCAGAGCCCAAGGCAGAGGGAGGCCGGTCTTCGCGCTTTCCTGAACTGGAGGCGTCTCTTTCCGCTCGAGTTgatttcctcttctctgcagaaacacGCAGCGTCACTCCAGCGTTCTTCGACCTCGCCTTTGTTGCTGGAGAAGCCGGAAAATACCGCGGTGTCCGGCTTTCGACTCttgcctcgctctccttgtcctgctttctctcctccttttcttccgtgtcttgtcttctcttcttctctcctgctgccGCTCCCCTGGGAGTCTGTCGCCCGGCGCCTCGGCTGCCTGACTCTGTTCCCTCGGTCTTCGCGTACGTCCACGCTCCACCCTGGCTTAAGGCGACCCCACCCGATCCTCTGCCTCGtgagcagcagcggcgacTGCTGCCTCGGACTTCCTCCCTCCTTCGCTCTGTCGCCGCCAGGCCTGCAGCTGTTCGCGCAGGAGTCGCtggcctcctctctctctccccgacTCGCCGCTTGCGGGATGGGCCGCCCCGGTCTTCTCCGTTCGCGGCGTCTGTCTCGGTTTCGCGTTGCTCCTCTTCGTGAAGGCGTTCTGTGCGCGCTGCAGGGTCTGCCCTCCTCGAcatgtctcctccctcttctcgcttctcccacAACTCGCGCGCTCGACTCCGTCGCGCTCTCAGAGAGTAACCCCCGGGTGGCTCCCCGCGCCTCACTCGACCGGTTTCatctttcgcctcttctcgctctgcttcACCTTCCCTCGGTGTTTCGTTCTCGCCGACATGGGGACAACCGAGGTCCGTCGACGCCTCGAGCGCGTCTGCGTCTACTACCGAtggggcagagagagacgcatgcagtgaaggggacgagagagaagatgggGAAGGCGGCTTCGGGGGGTCTCTCGAACGAAGCCGAGAACGCCGTGGAGAGGCTCTTGAGTTCGGTGAGTCGACAGAGCGAGACGGCCCTTCGCCCACTTGTCCAgtgcctgcttctccctcgtctcgcgTTGTGTCCTTCGCCTCGTCTCTTTGAGCTTCACGAATTCGTTCCTCAGTCTTCCGGCCTTTCGCCTTGGTCCTTGTCGCAGGTCTCTCAGGCCCTCGcactttctctgtcgtcccCTTCTCCATTTCGCTGCTGGTCTCCTCCTGGGACTCGCGTACGGCGTGAGACGCGCTTCCGTCCTGTCGCATCTGGACctgttcgcctcttctctcttgcaaGGCGTCGGTTGGTGCCGCTCCGGCAGCAACGCCTTCGTCCTCCCCCATCTTTCCTGATCTCCACTGgcgtctgctttcttctctcgtgtaGCTTCCTCGtgagctcttcttctctaccAGGCGGTTCCACCGTTACTTCTTCGCGTCCTggcgtcgttcttctccacgaGCCGTTTCGTTTCCGGCGCAAATTCGagcctcctcctctcctctgcgtccaggaggaaacggaagaaatCGAAGCGCCTCCTGCCAAAAAAGCAAACCCCCttctgaagaagcaaaagaagagtGCCTCTGAACTCTGACAGGAAACTTCGGTGCTCTtccgcggcgtctccgccgccgcGCCCACTCAACACTGGACAGAACAGGCCTCCCTGATGATCACACCCTACGCGCTCGCTCCTTCCTCATGAAAAAggcgcctttctcctcgcatCTGATGAAACTTTTCCGCGCGCTCCTCCTGTCTTCGAGTCCCTCGCCGTGcggtctcgctctcgcccCGGCGTCCCTCGGCGACGACGCCCAGGAAAAGGCCGCGTCtgtcgggagagaagaggcttTCTTCAGCTCACCCGGAGAAGTTGGACAGCCAGCTGATTGCGACCCAGGCCAGCTTGTCCTGGACTGCGCTTTTTCGGTCGAAATCAGAGTCAGCTCTTGCCGTCGGGCGTCAACGGCCGTTTCAGAGCATCCCGCAGAGGAGCGAGCACAGGGAAGCGGCGTCGAAACTCCAGACCGTCTTTCGTGGGCAGCTAACTCAGCGGAAGCGacaaaggcgagacagaacgctGAGGAAAAtgaaaaagtgaaaaaaaGTCTGCCTGCGATGGGTCTGCAGCCCTGGCCCGCGGTGGGGAGGGACGGTGTTGTGTGCGCGGAGGTCAACGGCAGCGAGATCGGAGGGCGAACGGGGAGGACGGTAAAAGGGAGGTAACATCCAGGGGAGATTTTCGACAAAGTTAAATCTGTCTTTCAATGGACAGAAGAGCCAAAGACGCACACCACAAATCAAAGATCAACTCTCGATCTGGCTGCTGTGTGACGACACCGGAGCGCACCCCCGGGAATCGGTGACCATTGCTGTCGAGGAGTTgccgcagaaaaaaggcgagagaatGGAGAAAGCAAAAGTTCCGCTAGTTCCTTTTGTGAAAGGCGTTTTCGTTCCTGGAGTTCCTCGTCTGCACCGTCTGTGTTTCCTACCCCAGCAGCAGGCACAggcttctcctgtctccctcgctaGTCGTGTCTCTCAGAGCTCCCCGGGAACCGGGTGTTGCTCCAACGCGGCGGCAGCCCTCACCTGTCCCTAAACtctgttttgtgtctctctgtgtgcgtcAAAATCGTCTCTGATAGTATAGAACGCTCCATCCTTTCTTGCTGAGTTCGTTGATGCCCGTTTTCGGAGCTTTTTTCAACGAAGACCCTGCCTCCCTCCTCCACGCCTCCGCGGTGAAAGAGTCGCCAGCTGCTCAGCTCGTGACCCCCCGGGCGGTGGAAGTCCGCGACTCGCGAAGTCACTTTAAACAGTTTCAGCCCCGTAGCGCCCCTGCTGAGGATGCTTCCACCACGATGAATAAGTCCTTCGAGGAGTTCAAGGACGATTGAGGCGCTGCTGGCGACGTGGAAATCCCTGTTTCGCCAGGTGCGACAGTGGGCGAGAGTCAAGAACGGGAAGAGCACGGCGGGTGCAGCGAAGGCTGCAAGTCACTTTTTCTGGGGGTCGCCTGGCAGCAGCCAcagggaaacgagagagaggctggagaCATTCTGGAGACTGTGAAgcaaagagggagacggaggctCCAGCTCAACGCGTTGCGTCGaagggaaaaaacgaaaaaaggtCTTTTGCGACGGCCAGGAAGACCCCGAATTTACGGACATTTGGTTGCCGGATTCCGACGGCAGACCAACCTGGGCACATGCAGAGCGCGATCAAAGTCACAGTCTTATGCTGAGAAAAGCACAAGgatcgtcgccttctcttttcacAAGGAACAAAGTCTTCTTTTGTGATTGTGAATGCCGTTTGCGTCAACCCCAGTGTccaagcgaggaaaaagcaTGGCGCGATTCGCCTTTTAAACCTCTTGTAATCCTTTTAAGAGTCTCGGAGTCGGTCgatttcctcttttctgccgAAGGCTGGGTGGCAGAGGACCCGCGAAGGTTCCATTTTCTCAGGCGAATTTTCTTTCTTGGGACGACCGGACAGCTTCGGAGTTGCGCTCACTCTTTCTTTGCAACCTGTTAATCGTTAATCGTCTCCCCTGTGTttccttgtcctctctcAACTGCCCGTAGTTTCACGTCTGGGACGTAGACGATGTGGACATAAACTGAATGCAATTTATACGAAGCGCTTTCAGTTCTTTTCGGCAGTTCAGTGGGGTGATTTTTCCCCTCGCTCGGtgtctttcgtctttttcgtaACTGCTCtgccctctcctctcctgctctgtctctcgtccggctttctctgtcctttctgctctgtctttcttttcgtcgctggctctcctcttccccctgTCCTTCTCCGCCGTCACTGCTGTCGTCGGCTTCTCTGATTTCCTCAGTAAGAAAACCGCGagtcgggagagaaggctCCGCGGAGgtcgcgagaaggagagaaacagggaacGTCAAGCCTGAGAAAGACCCTCTCTTGCTGTGTGGCGTCAAGCAGAAACGGACTGAAAGAGAGCGAGCctcagaaaagagagaagttgGACGATTTTAAGAGGCTGGAGCGATCAAAGCTGTGGCGGCTGCGCAGACGGAATGTCCAATCGGATGTCAACTACACCAGCTGACATTCACGGCTGAACTGTGAGAATGGAGGAGAGTGCATTGCCTCCAGAGACGGAGGATGCTGTGCTTATcacagtctcctctctctgttgctttgagcaggaagaagaggcagtggtgtcgagagaaaaaaaaaggaaTTCGTgccaaagagacagaacaaagAGTCCTGATTTGCCGCGGCAAAGACGGCTCTCGGGGCAAACAAGTCGCTTCCTTCCCCTCGGAATGATCCCTTGCCGAAACCATCAAAgttctcctcccttccaCGGTTTTATGTCTTCTCTCtatccttcctcttcgttgttctctccttcctctttgttattctctccttcctctgcgttcgtctctccttcctcttcgtgctcctctccttcttcgcttgtctattcgtcttcttctccctcttcttcagccggctctttttcgcttctttcatCTTTGCGTCTGAACAAGCGTAGACTCCCTCGAAGACGAGGCCGACAgcggaggaaaggaaaaaggaactctcgtttttcttcgggTGGACGTGCCTTGAGGCTatcactgcatgcgtcgtcttgttctttgtctcctgtctctctctctccgtcacTCCTTTCCTTTCAGGGCCTCTCCTTAGAGCCtgtttcgtcgtcttctcctgactcgtttccttctccttgtcctctctcttcttcttcccttcgtgctgcgtcttcttctctgtgctgTCGCCCGTCACGTTCAACTGAACTTCTCCGTCAGCCGGACAGTTTTTCGGTGTCTGAGAGCTCTgaggcgtcgccttcttctctccagtcctTCGAAGGAGAGCTGCATTGTGTCCTCCCTCCTCGCGAGGTGCATCTCGCTCGAGGAAAGATGTCCAAGTTCGTTCGTCGaccccctgtctcctttccctctGCTGTATCTCCGcgaccttcttcgtctgcgagAGCCGAGCCCTGTcaccttcttgttctttcgcATCGCAGACGTCGGCTCTTGTCGGATTCAAGAAAAAGtacttcttttcttttcttcctcgacggACAGATCTGCGACTCTTCAGAATGTCTCCACTGTTTCTCACCTCCACACTGCGCCTCTCGCTGCGCTTCTGAGTCTCCGTCCGGttcgtctccatctctctcttctggtcGAGTGTCCGgctctgccgcttcttccttaTCTTCTCggtcgttttcgtcttcgtcgttcgtctccgcttcagtaacctcttcttctctgtgctctAGAATCTCTGCTCTCCCAGGAACAAAgc
Protein-coding regions in this window:
- a CDS encoding hypothetical protein (encoded by transcript TGME49_207100) codes for the protein MGEDEGVAAGAAPTDALQERRGEQVQMRQDGSASHAVRESQEETSSEMEKGTTEKVRGPERPATRTKAKGRKTEERIREAQRDEAKDTTRDEGEAGTGQVGEGPSRSVDSPNSRASPRRSRLRSRDPPKPPSPSSLSSPSLHASLSAPSVVDADALEASTDLGCPHVGENETPREGEAEREEAKDETGRVRRGEPPGGYSLRARRSRARELWEKREEGGDMSRRADPAARTERLHEEEQRETETDAANGEDRGGPSRKRRVGERERRPATPARTAAGLAATERRREEVRGSSRRCCSRGRGSGGVALSQGGAWTYAKTEGTESGSRGAGRQTPRGAAAGEKKRRQDTEEKEERKQDKESEARVESRTPRYFPASPATKARSKNAGVTLRVSAEKRKSTRAERDASSSGKREDRPPSALGSGTPVRPSPAAGFQGKPPLHAQRQMHTGNAPCNSTSLSTPSSPASVDTIGGFPRDAFERFDQPFLQVTLTEVSSRNRWKATASYEDKVESLLKEGVARSTCFRREAPSSLTICKQYDWKNHQAMFEDEDRTTYYRKAIFWRGWEQHERRREAQSRGLRATSLLEDNFPGNVEQRDPGGEAGREDESENKDANAASMPRLHASGPREETQEAERGKKCGGEKKVGGEDVQEMTNDGVRRRVATSELAQLEGTSNCRLFREERRLGDARGLSGVETQDEDEESGEEELDDGVVDVKSFRPCSGSLEDDEEGERGVKKKRTYVQGKRVLEIGTGPIALLAVLAVKAGAEYVDALEVSKTSASLATSFVRQFGLNSSASRYRAPSRMSLKAQNSDKTNLESSLDSAPLSTASCRTPLPHSTTPALSARVSSLSVLPTSWSSVCAVPRDSQLPSSLEDSSSTLSSESLHASSLSSASLPSALLRDSSSSPSPAASAAGPSASRATDCMCVDDTPRLCSSHSDVSSFATLASSHSVPDCLLVPSADAISSSSLPSLTHPPLLPSPSSSLPQARCGGPAGCASLPTSAPASSSPNSAQRLAYSDGPLLPGSSSSHPSFSSSTSSASSCLSLSSFPSQKASQTRARKAPPSAFLASPARPGPLVIHSTYSKLFPLPPPHLAPKLCRDVFPACSLSPSTSTLARASPATPAALSTPSSPSTSLSPHAPASFPCYYDMVIHEILGDFASQEGAADVYLDIQRRLGYCPKSIPTAATTCVAPCAFPTRENIPYKATDHPERTIFSPRRRLFQSVSLQFSSLLLCDSLLPMEELRFEEPMERQMLQRRRLEFTVTRRGLFAGFLAAIDVEIRPGRHFGTVFEQQCDSWYTNVVLLGKEIEVRPRDRITLFTIADLKNYQVETVPQSVGKKKQAVQMEVSRPTYTFQGYVERPRQGVVAEFGPIHIDYDEQASCIRIE
- a CDS encoding hypothetical protein (encoded by transcript TGME49_207110), translating into METNRTETQKRSERRSVEVRNSGDILKSRRSVRRGRKEKKYFFLNPTRADVCDAKEQEGDRARLSQTKKVAEIQQRERRQGVDERTWTSFLERDAPREEGGHNAALLRRTGEKKATPQSSQTPKNCPADGEVQLNVTGDSTEKKTQHEGKKKREDKEKETSQEKTTKQALRRGPERKGVTERERQETKNKTTHAVIASRHVHPKKNESSFFLSSAVGLVFEGVYACSDAKMKEAKKSRLKKREKKTNRQAKKERSTKRKERRTQRKERITKRKERTTKRKDREKT